One genomic segment of Gemmatimonadota bacterium includes these proteins:
- a CDS encoding EAL domain-containing protein encodes MRPTPGAAPAVAGLPSSVTPVPELSGAALHPLLERQVKRVCKDGNVLSPGDRPETLRTLLARVSKAYSDNDRERYLLERGQEISSREMFALHEQLRASEARLANLVSLSSDWVWETDLRGRLTFVTAPSEHREFDLRPFVGRRILPARLPAVDGNDPKELRQLLARKSPFRNYVFGLPGSGDHPVYLRVSGEPFVRDGVVAGFRGVASDVTRAVLDAQAVNRLASYDELTGLPNRARFLEELGSRITHASGAAGEVSVMFVDLDRFKAVNDSLGHAAGDKLLRVIAGRLRHAVRERDMVARLGGDEFVVLLGNGGDERTLQMIAQRLLEQIERPVPLGDRPVHVSGSIGIASYPEDGDTADELVRNADTAMYLSKESGKATFRHFTPELAEKQRQEYVVEEELRRAIVENELRLVYQPILDAQRLTCSGVEALIRWQHPARGLLTPNHFLDIAEDSGLLVPIGRWVLRTACQQLATWRAEGLVVPSCAVNLSLKQFASPTLVEDVRAALTDAGIDGASLEVEITESQMMADPEGVQAILLELRALGVRVAIDDFGTGYSSLAYLKRLSANTLKVDRSFVRGLPEDKEDVAIMRAVLALGHSVGMEIVAEGVETEEQLAFLRHLECDRVQGYLLGRPLPPAALREAISRDRSALLPPAAAAASLSQSAA; translated from the coding sequence ATGCGCCCGACCCCGGGCGCGGCACCCGCGGTCGCCGGACTCCCGTCGAGCGTCACGCCGGTGCCGGAGCTGTCAGGCGCGGCCCTGCATCCGCTGCTGGAACGGCAGGTCAAGCGCGTCTGCAAGGACGGGAACGTGCTGTCGCCGGGCGATCGCCCCGAGACGCTGCGCACGTTGCTCGCGCGCGTGAGCAAGGCCTACAGCGACAACGACCGCGAGCGGTATCTCCTCGAGCGCGGACAGGAGATCTCGTCCCGCGAGATGTTCGCGCTCCACGAGCAGTTGCGCGCGAGCGAGGCGCGCCTCGCGAATCTCGTCTCGCTCTCGTCCGACTGGGTCTGGGAGACGGACCTCCGGGGACGGCTCACGTTCGTCACCGCCCCGTCCGAGCACCGCGAGTTCGACCTGCGGCCGTTCGTGGGGCGCCGCATCCTCCCCGCCCGACTCCCGGCCGTCGACGGGAATGACCCGAAGGAGCTGCGCCAGCTGCTCGCGAGGAAGTCCCCCTTCCGCAACTACGTCTTCGGCCTTCCCGGCTCGGGCGACCATCCGGTGTATCTGCGCGTGAGCGGCGAACCGTTCGTCCGCGACGGCGTGGTCGCCGGCTTCCGCGGGGTCGCGTCGGACGTCACCCGTGCCGTGCTCGACGCACAGGCGGTGAACCGTCTCGCCAGCTATGACGAGCTCACCGGCCTGCCCAACCGCGCGCGGTTCCTCGAGGAGCTCGGCTCGCGCATCACGCACGCGAGCGGCGCAGCGGGCGAGGTCTCGGTGATGTTCGTCGACCTCGACCGGTTCAAGGCGGTGAACGACTCGCTCGGTCATGCGGCGGGCGACAAGTTGCTCCGCGTGATCGCGGGCCGCCTGCGCCACGCCGTGCGCGAGCGCGACATGGTCGCGCGCCTGGGCGGCGACGAGTTCGTCGTGCTGCTGGGCAACGGCGGCGACGAGCGCACCCTGCAGATGATCGCGCAGCGCCTCCTCGAACAGATCGAGCGCCCGGTCCCGCTGGGGGACCGCCCCGTTCATGTGTCGGGATCGATCGGCATCGCGAGCTATCCCGAGGATGGGGACACCGCCGACGAGCTGGTGCGCAACGCCGACACGGCGATGTACCTCTCCAAGGAATCCGGGAAGGCCACCTTCCGGCACTTCACGCCCGAGCTCGCGGAGAAGCAGCGGCAGGAATACGTCGTCGAGGAGGAGTTGCGTCGGGCGATCGTCGAGAACGAACTGCGCCTGGTGTATCAGCCCATCCTCGATGCACAGCGGCTCACCTGCTCGGGCGTCGAGGCGTTGATCCGCTGGCAGCATCCGGCGCGCGGTCTCCTCACGCCGAACCACTTCCTCGACATCGCCGAGGACAGCGGCCTCCTGGTGCCGATCGGGCGATGGGTGCTCCGCACCGCGTGCCAGCAGCTCGCCACCTGGCGCGCCGAAGGGCTCGTTGTGCCGTCGTGCGCGGTGAACCTCTCCCTCAAGCAGTTCGCGAGTCCGACGCTGGTGGAGGACGTGCGGGCGGCGCTCACCGACGCCGGCATCGACGGCGCCTCGCTCGAGGTGGAGATCACCGAGAGCCAGATGATGGCCGACCCTGAAGGCGTGCAGGCGATCCTCCTCGAACTGCGCGCGCTCGGCGTGCGCGTGGCGATCGACGACTTCGGCACGGGCTACTCGTCGCTGGCGTACCTCAAGCGCCTCTCCGCGAACACGCTGAAGGTGGACCGCTCGTTCGTGCGCGGCCTGCCCGAGGACAAGGAGGACGTGGCGATCATGCGCGCGGTGCTCGCACTCGGCCACAGCGTGGGAATGGAGATCGTCGCCGAGGGCGTGGAGACGGAGGAGCAGCTCGCGTTCCTGCGCCACCTCGAGTGCGACCGTGTCCAGGGCTACCTGCTCGGCCGGCCGCTCCCGCCTGCCGCCCTGCGCGAAGCGATCTCGCGTGACCGGAGCGCGCTGCTGCCGCCGGCCGCCGCGGCCGCGTCGCTCTCGCAGTCCGCGGCCTGA
- a CDS encoding FIST C-terminal domain-containing protein: MQVTRVEYHTATGWALALPAELDGPRTLVLAFGAWSLRDKDAPFAELRRAFPHSVLAGCSTAGEIAGAHVHDASVSVAITAFERTALRAAHTASAGIADSAGAGQRLAEALRADEHGQKLAAVFILSHGVNVNGTELVHGLAAHLPPSVHITGGLAGDDAKFENTWVLAHGAPVSGVVSAVGLYGDALEVGVGVNGGWQDFGPERLITRSEGAVLYELDGRPALDLYKEFLGDFAAELPGSGLLFPLSITRRGTTAPPVVRTLLGIDESARALIFAGDIPQGGVARLMRTTNEQLVQAASAAVDQASGALGGTGPALVVSVSCVGRRLLLGERTDEETEAVLEGVPEGSAHVGFYSNGEIASALIGAPSELHNQTITVTAYRER; encoded by the coding sequence GTGCAGGTCACTCGCGTCGAATACCATACGGCCACGGGATGGGCGCTCGCGCTCCCGGCCGAGCTCGATGGTCCCCGCACCCTCGTCCTCGCCTTCGGCGCCTGGAGCCTGCGCGACAAGGACGCTCCGTTCGCCGAACTCCGGCGCGCCTTCCCGCACTCCGTGCTGGCCGGCTGCTCGACCGCCGGCGAGATCGCGGGCGCGCACGTGCATGATGCCAGTGTGAGCGTCGCGATCACCGCCTTCGAGCGCACCGCGCTCCGGGCCGCGCACACGGCGTCCGCCGGGATCGCGGACTCCGCCGGCGCGGGCCAGCGCCTCGCCGAGGCGCTCCGGGCCGACGAGCACGGCCAGAAGCTCGCGGCCGTCTTCATCCTCTCGCACGGCGTGAACGTGAACGGCACCGAGCTGGTGCACGGACTCGCGGCCCACCTGCCCCCGTCCGTGCACATCACCGGCGGGCTGGCGGGCGACGATGCGAAGTTCGAGAACACCTGGGTCCTCGCGCACGGGGCACCCGTCTCGGGGGTCGTCTCCGCCGTCGGTCTCTATGGTGATGCGCTCGAAGTGGGCGTCGGCGTCAACGGCGGATGGCAGGACTTCGGCCCGGAGCGGCTCATCACGCGTTCGGAAGGTGCCGTGCTCTACGAGCTGGACGGGCGACCCGCGCTCGACCTCTACAAGGAGTTCCTCGGCGACTTCGCGGCGGAACTGCCCGGCTCCGGGCTGCTCTTCCCGCTCTCGATCACGCGCCGTGGCACCACGGCCCCGCCGGTGGTCCGCACGCTGCTCGGCATCGACGAGTCCGCGCGGGCGCTGATCTTCGCCGGCGACATCCCGCAGGGTGGCGTCGCGCGGCTGATGCGCACGACCAACGAGCAACTCGTGCAGGCGGCGAGTGCGGCGGTGGACCAGGCCTCGGGCGCGCTCGGCGGGACGGGCCCCGCGCTCGTCGTCTCGGTGAGCTGCGTGGGACGCCGGCTGCTGCTCGGCGAGCGCACGGACGAGGAGACGGAAGCCGTGCTCGAAGGGGTCCCGGAGGGGAGCGCGCACGTGGGGTTCTACTCGAACGGCGAGATCGCCTCGGCGCTGATCGGCGCGCCGAGCGAACTGCACAACCAGACCATCACCGTCACCGCCTACCGTGAGCGCTGA